The genomic region tgtCTGCACGCTGGTTTGTTTTCCCAGCTGCGGTAGGCTCTGCCTCTCCCCGCCCCTCCTCCCGCCTCCTCCTCCCGCCCCCTCTGACATCACCAGCTCAGTGCAGGAATGTGCTGTGGGGCcgcctccctgcccccacccccattgtTTGGGTTTGGCTGTGCGGGGGCTGCAGCGGAGCCTCTCGCTCTGTAGCCGTGGGTCCAGGTTGTCGCTGTGTGACTCCGCGTGCGGGACGGTCCCAGGACGTGCCGACAGACGGTCTGCTCCTGCTTTCTGCTGGACTGTGAGTCGATTGCTCCTGTCTCGCtgatggactgtgtgtgtgtgtgtgtgtgtgtgtgtgtgtgtgtgtgtgtgtctgtctgtctgtctgtctgtctgtgtgtgaggtttGGGGTTTGGACAGATCCTCAGAAATGCTTTTGGTATGTTCAGGATTGTCAATGTCAGCATAAATGCTTggtttgctgtgtgtgtttgtgtgtgtgtgtctatacacCCATGGGGGAGGTGAGTTCTGGTCCCTCAAGCAGAGAGTGGCTCACACCCCCGTCTGTGTGCAGTGTGTCTCTGTGAGAAAGTCAGACCAGTTTTTACTCTTTTGCATGGGAATAAATGAAATCTGACCTTTTTTTCCTGGGAAACCAGCTCAGCCTCTCTCACCTGTTCCTCTTCTAAGGTAGCTCTCCCTTTTACTCTATTACATTGTCCATCATTTATTGTACAGGCATTTAGCTTTATTGCCAGCGGTGTTTTTTGTCAGATTGAACGTACCGATCTTTAGACTCCACTATGGTGGGAAGCAGCATGATGGGAAACCCTGTACTGGTTAAAGTTTTGGACGCTACTTTTTAAACTTTATGTATGTGCTGGTCTCTGTTATGGTAACAGTGGTGAGTAAAGGCCTCAATATATTTGTGCAAAGGAGAAAAATGTATCGCCCCCCCGCTAAGATAATTTCTCGTGCGATTAGCAGGGTCTGGGGAACATTTGCCAGTGTCTTTGTGAGTGGGAATGGTGTGGGACTGTCACACATGGATCATGCTTATACATCCAGCTATCATTAACCCTCAGAGGACTCCAGGAATGTGCCCCGCTGTCCTGCTTTCGAACCAGGGGTGCAAACTGGCCCCCGGTTTAATGTGTCTGAGTGAGGTCATCCCAGAGCGTGATGATTACTTTTCCAGAGGTTTCTGGGTGAAGACAAGCTCTGCGTGTGCTGACCGCGTCTGTCCCGAAGCCCTTGGGAATGCTGCAGTTGGCGCGGGTCGCTCAGCGCAGCCGATTCCTCCTGGTGTCTGGATTTTCAGGCCGCGCCCGTCGCGAGGCGAGTTTGGCTCCAAACCCCGTTAAGCAGCTCCTCCTTTTCTCCCCTCAATGTGCAGCTTTGCGTCATTTTTTTAACCTCTCGCTGGTGTCGCGTGAGTCACTCTCGAGGGCAGCAGGCGTTACGAGCCCGGGCTCCGTGATCCTGCAGCAGGGCGTGTTTCGCTGAGCCCAAATCTCCTGGCAGCACCTCTCGcggctgccacccccccccctcctgattTGAGCCATCTTTGAGGGAGAATGCAGTGCTTTCCCAGCTGCACGAACTCCCAGCTGCACGAACTCTTACCTCGGCTCAGGCTTGTTTTCACACCGCTCTCCTCTCCCTGTTGGTGACATGATGGTGTCGTATTTAGTTCAAAAGAGAGAAAGTAAACAGCAACTCCTGTGGTCGGAGGCGAAGAACCTTCTCAGGGTGAAAGGCCGACTCCCTTGAGCGTGATGGTTTCACTGGGAGCCGAGTGAATCTTCTGTGTCGACTGTTCCCACCCTCCTCTCGGCCTTTTCCGGAATCTGATGGCTCAACAAGCGCTCATTCATTCATAGCCCCGTGACACACGTCCACATTGGTGTTACGGCTTGCGCTAGGAAGGCACGTTCGGTGGCCAGTTTGAATAAATCAGCACACTCACTCTTGGCTGTCATCTTTACCCTTATTGTGGGTATTTGCCCAGTGAAAGATTCTTATTGGAAGTTTGCCTTATTGACTCCATTGGGATGTGAGGCATTTAAATTAGCTGCTGGCAGTAAACTTTCATGATGTTTTTCAtgcaagcctggatcaggaatTCCTTCTGGGATTCGAACTTACGGCCTGCTGGGATTCGTTGCATAACTATTGCTGAGTGCAAGGATTTATGGGCGAATCTTGGCATCAGTTAATTTATGGGCTAATAATCTTGGCATCAGTTAATTTATGGGCTAATCTTGCCGCCCTGCCTGATACTGCCTGTGACTTCGAGGTGACGTAATGAAACTTCTCTTTGCCATCCGATTTGCTTGTGGTGTCATAATGGGTGCATGTGCAGTACAGTGAAGACAGTGGGTCCGCAGCCGTGTGTGAGCTTATTGTGATCGAGTCGTAATCCGTTTGACCTGTGAGCTGCACTCACAGACTGAGGGGAAATCAAACATGAGCTTGTGTGCGTCACTCATTAGATATCGTGGAATGGAGGGAAGCTGTTATCACTCCACTTATGGAAGCATCTTACCCCTGTGGTTTGAATAAAGTCGCTTGAACAAATCTAGAAGCGGAAAGTGATTTGTTTACTATTGTGGGGGCCGTACATAATTCCCAGGCCCACGACACCACCCACTAGGGCCTTCTTGTCCTCCTCGATGGGCCTGAATATCAGTGTATGTCAAGTGTGTTTCCAGACAATTTTTTCCCATATTTTGTAGAACTGGGAGGTCCTGAGCGTGTACCATGCACTATGGATGCCGGGTAAATGTCTCTCTAGAGAAATGTGAGAAGCATCTACTTCAGGATGTGCCTGCTCTTCACCGCCAGGCTCTGTGCATCAACGTGCAGTCCGACGACGTTCTTGAGACCCTCTCGCTGGTCTTCTGCGGAGCCAGTGTGAACTGTGACACGGGCAATCCTGAGTTACCTACTACCATTAGCCTGGCCCAGAGCTTCAACCAGAAACTGCAGGTGGAATTACTGAGCCAGAACCGGAATACGGGTAGGTGGCCTTCATGATGCCTCTTCGGGTTTGTACGAAAGCTAAGTGATTGGTGGGGCGTGACAGACCTGTCTCTGACCTCACAGAGATCCCAAGGTCGGAAGTGGGAGGTCCCATGGACACAGTGCATTACATGGCCCCTCCCTCCATCACTCACAATGGGTTCCTCTTCAAGACAGCCTCAATGGCACGTCCAATCACAGAGCGGAAGTCCAAAGAAGGTGAGGCTTCCAGGAAAGAGATCCACCCTAGCGTGCTCTCTGCTGATTCCACGGTGAAGCGGAGTCTGTGATCTGTGACCTTCTCTCCCAGAGTTCAGCCGGCGCTGGTGCACGTTAAACGATGGAAGTTTCCACTACTACGAAAGTGATAAGAACGCCACTCCCAATGGAGGGCTGAAGATGAAGGAGATCGTCTGTCTTGCAGTGAACCCTCCAGAGAGACACGGGTACGGACATCCCCAGACCTCAAAGAGATCCCTCTGTTTTTTCAGAAAGGTTCTCGTTCCTGACTCAAGATGTTCTCCTCATTATCTTCTGTAAGGTATGACTACACATTTGAGATCTACTCTGACTCGGAGCGGCTCTATCTGTTTGGCGCGGACAGCCAGGAGGGCGTGAAGGACTGGGTGAAGTCCATCACTAAGGTAGCTCTGCCCTCAGCGGCTCTCACATTTTGTTGCTGTGTAGCTGGTTCTCTTGCTTAATGTCCTGGACGCCGTTGCTCAACATGAATGAAATGTGATGAAATCGGAAACATGATCCTGCTCTTTGCCTTTTGGGTCCTCATCTGTCAAAGCGTCGTTCGCGTAAAACCATGTCTCCTTTGCTCCTCATCCTTACAACTGTTTTCTGGGTGGTGGTTTTGTGTTATAAAGAGGTTTGCATTGAAGCAGCTCTTGCTGTACTCAGCTGTAGTACTATTTGATAATTGTCCCCTTCCTGTGTGGACCCACGTCCCCAAAAGTCCTTCATCCCAGCCTCCGCAGAAGACCTGTTGAACCGAGACTTTGAGCGGATCGGCAGACTGAAATACAAGGATGGCCTGAACCTGCAGAGCTCCAGGGTGGGCTGGTTCGCCCTGGTGGGCTCCACGCTGCATACCTGCTTTGAAGACAGCGGGGGGGAGGAGGTCATTCACCTGCGCAAGCTACAGGAGCTCTGTGAGTGTGGGGCTCTCGGGGGAGGAGTGACTGGAGTTTGGGGCTGAGAACGTGGGCTGTTGGGGTGACTGCTAGTGAGAGTCTCTACTGGgaaacagctctggaaaaaatgaagaaccacttcatatatatacacatacaggtaagagggcagaagcaactttgtaatgccagagatgatcaCCCACTAATctggcagtgcctcataaatcagaggatgacctcaagcgaccttcaaaaggaaagctgcactgctaggacagttcgtatcaggcttCTAAAAGAACCAAAGATCCATaaaacaaggaagaagcccttcactaATGAGacacagagaagaaccaggctgcagtttgcaaaaaaagagACATTATTCACAGGCGTCCAcctataaattgagaaattagtgaaacaaaaaatcgtgctgtggtctcttaattttttccagagctgtgtaCTTCATTTGATTCAGGGAAGGTAggtctctcctctcctctctctgtctctctcctttccCGAGAGTATTCCTTCCATCTCGCCAAATGTGACGTAAAAGTGCAACTTAACACAGTATTGAAAAGCAGATTGTTCATGCCATCGCTCTAGGCTCTCCGGAGACAGCGGTGAGCCAGTGTCTTTTGGCTGGACGTGAAACAAATGTGATAATTTTCTGCTTCCATGTGGAGATGATGGCATCTGCCGGACCTGCTGCGTCCAAGGATGTCGATGTTCGAAAAATCGAGTAACGCCGCTTGTTTTCTCTTCTCACAGCTATCCAGCAGGAGAACGAGGTTCTCGTTTTGGTGGAACGAGGAAGGTGAGCTTCATTTTGTGTTCATGTGACCAGCAGCAGCTTGGATAtttctgaaaacacaatgatttggtgatttaaggccaaggaGGTTTGTTCAGCAGCTCTAATTGCCAGGTGATGACGGATGTGGTGGGATAAAGGATAATGAATAGTTACCAAATGACCCTGAGAGATGTCATTGTAGAATAAAAGATTCTGGGTAATTATAAGATGGTGAGAGATTTGACAGTAGTGAGGAATGGGGTTGGGGTAAGAAGTAGGAAGTTCTGTGGGATGAGAAAcccatgggggggggagatcatttttagctgggggggggcgaaCCAAGCACATAGGGATGTGACCAGCCGTGATGTGACTGGCCGTGATGTGACCGGCCGCGATGTGACCGGCCGCGATGTGACCGGCCGCGATGTGACCGGCCGCGATGTGACCATCCTGCCCGTCTCCCTGTAGGACGCTATACATTGAGGGTGAGCGGAAGCTGGACTTCCTGGGCTGGTCAGCAGCAATCCAGCAGGCAGCCAGGAGCTCCGGTGACACGCTGTGGCAGCAGCAGCTGACCGAGTCCGACATCCCAGTCATCGTGGACCGGTGTGTGGACTACATCACCCAGTGCGGTGAGTGTGAGCACTGGGGAGGCGGGGAAGGCACACGCCCGTTCTGTGACGGCTGGTTTGGTGTTCTGTAAGTTGTGTATGGGGTTCAGAGACCTGAGCCGTCACCATTTTGGCAGAGAGGTGACGTCACCATAGCTGAGGGGAAGACGCCTCGAGGGCTAATCACACCATACTGATttacccccccccgcctcccctttCCCGTGGACTCATGTGACCTTTGTGTGACCTCGGCTTGACAGAATGCCCTGCTGGGCTCCCGGCATCCAGGGCCCAATCAAACAATTTTCTAGCAATAAGCCGACTCTGTTCAGTCTGAGAATCACGCGCTGACTGGCTGCGTTGGGAAAAACAAGTTCGCAGGTTTTGACATGTAGATACTTTGAGAGGCAGGTGCTCGAACGGGGGGCATAGTTGACCAGTACTTTTTGCCAGGTCCCCTCCGTAAATTTACAtgatcggggaggggggggggggatctcccTCTAAATTTTTGTGAAGATTTTGCATGATTGCTGGTTATTGAAAAGGGAACTTGGAACATCAAAGGAGGTTATTTTCATTCACTCAAGAGCATGTGCTCAGATTCCACCAGTCCTGCATGTGCTCAGGTCCCACCAGTCCTGCATGTGCTCAGGTCCCACCAGTCCTGCATGTGCTCAGGTCCCGCCAGTCCTGCATGTGCTCAGGTCCCGCCAGTCCTGCATGTGCTCAGGTCCCGCCAGTCCTGCATGTGCTCAGGTCCCACCAGTCCTGCATGTGCCTGAGGAAGTCAGATGAAATTTACATGTTTGGAAGTATAATCAAATGCACTATCAGTAATATAAAATGTTAAAACTCTCCTTTCTCACCCAACTGTGATATATAAAAGCATTGTGTTCAAAAAATTGCTACACTGCAACTAACCGTGGCATAAACGTGTGTATCACGCCTTTGGGTGACACTCTTCCCCCTTCCACGCCCCAACTGACGTTACGGTGCCTTCGTCTCAAGGCCTTACCTCCGAGGGCATCTACCGCAAGAGTGGCGTGAACTCCAAGATCGCCGCCCTGCTGGAGTCCTTCCGGCGAGACGCACGCAGTGTGCGGCTGAAGGAGGGGGAGCACCAAGTGGATGATGTGTCCAACGTACTGAAGAGGTTCTTCCGGGATGTGGAGGGGGGCATTTTCACCAGCGAGGTTTCACAAGACTGGCTTAGCACCACAGGTACTGAGAGGAGATTTGCTGGCCGGGCTTTTGTCCGTCTTTTCTCATGCTCCCCGCTATACTCATGGCTACGCTCAACAGCTACGCTCAACAGCTATGCTCACCAGCTGCTATTGCAGACAACTCTCTCTACTTCCCTATCCTAAGACCTCAACATAGAAACCACACCTGAGAATGATTCCTCTTTTGTCCCCTTGCTGGGCCCCAACAGGCCTCACTGATGAGACCCAGAAGATCAGCCAGTACCAGTTCCTCCTTGGCAACCTGCCCAGAGTCAACAAGGCTACCCTGCGGGCCCTAGTCAACCACCTCTACTGGTGAGATGCCCCTGTCTTCTCCAGGAGAAGAAGGCCTTCACTCGTCCTCTCCCTCTGGACCTCTGCATATTCCCTCTCCTGTTGTTCTCCTCCATCTCCTCTCCCCCCACCAAAGCCGACCTCTCCTTCTTCCTCCACATTCCTCCCCATGTAGATGTCATCACATTCTTGGTTGGGATTAACCTTTGGGGTGATTAATTGGTTTGTTTTCATGCAGGAGGGTTTCATCCTAAAGTAGTAAGAGCTGTTTCTCGTTAGTCTCAAACTAACGGCTCCTCGCAGCCACTCAGTTATAAGTTTGTTTTCTTCTCTCACAGCATCCAGTGCTTTGCGGACATGAACCAGATGAACCTTCACAACTTGGCCATCGTCTTTGGCCCCACCCTCTTCCAGATGGACGGGAAGGACTACAACGCCGGCCGCGTCGTCGAGGAGCTGATCGAACACTACGTGGCCATCTTTAACGTGAGCCCCCTGAAATGGTCGCCTAGCTAATGTTTCgaaatcccagcatgcactgctgcTTAGCCCTCTCCCTCGGTCATCTGCAGGTGAATGAGCAGCAGCTacagaaacagctggatgagatcACGGTCATCATCAAGGTGCGAGAGAACCTGAACACCAAGGTCCCGGTGAGTGTAGCGTCACACATGCCTTCTGGAGGATTGTGGGTATTGTGGTTTCTGTGGTCTGATTGGGTGGTGGGAGACACTGATTGCCCTGCCTGCAGTCCTCTGGCTCTGGGGACTTCATCTGCACAGTGTACCTGGAGGAGAAGAAGGAGACCGCAGAGCAGCATGTGAAGGTAAGTTTTATGCTGCTGTTCCGCCTTTGTCCTGTGGGCGACAGTGTTGTGCAGTGGGCTGTATTTCAGTGCACCTCACCACACTtgcgtttttttgtgtttgttggtTTTATGTAATTTCACAACAGCATATATCTTGGAGACACTGTAATATGGTCATTTTAATTCTCTAGCTATTGTGAGTTATTTGCCTGTAAGCCTCTTGTCTTTTGATACAAAATATGTTTAATGTTGTGACAGTTTAATCCCAGCAGACCTCATAACATGTACCGTAATTTTTGGCCTTTCACTGCATGAAGTGACCTTTCCAGCACTGGGCACTTTACAGTTTATAGGATTTGTAAATCAATCAGCTATTTTTGTGTGATGGTATGTTTGGTGCGGCTGTGACACCCGACCTCCCGGTTGGCATTTTTCAGATCCCGGCCACCATGATGGCGGCAGAGCTGACCTTTGAGATACTGGATCGGCGGAAAATCTCCGTCCGCGACAAGGACTATTGGTGCTGTTTTGAAGTGAACGAGAAGGACGAGACAGGTTGGTGTGGCGTCGGGTTAGGATGTTGGGTTAGGGTGTTGGGTTAGGATGTCGGGTTAGGATGTTGGGTTAGGATGTCCCGCCAGCCCAATGAGGATGTGACCTCATTCACAGCTTCGTCTTTGAAACACTGCCTGCTTAAATGAAGGCTGGCAGGATAATGAGGGAGAGCTGTGTCTCAGGGTTAGGGATCTGTGTCTCAGGGTTAGGGATCTGTGTCTCAGGGTTAGGGATCTGTGCCCCTGTCTGGAAAGTTGTGAGCTTGAATGCTGAGGTGGGCATTGTAATCGTGTCACTATTGGCTCCTTGAGCAAAACGCCAACGGTTCCTGGGCTGTGCTCCAACCCACAAACCCTATCTCTCATGGAGGAATTTCTTTGTACTTTGTACAGAAGGCAAATGAAGTCTCTCTCTTCTTGTATCTAATGGATAATTGTGAATACAGTGGTTGAAAAGTGCTTGTGCTCAACTTGACTTCCTGTTTGACCTAGAACGACCTCTGCACTACCAGGAGAAAGTTCTTCCTGTCCTGCACTCCCTGGGCACGGATAGCTACATGGTGGTAAAGAAACACATCTCCATGGAGGCTATGTTAGTCTACTTAGGTAAGAGAACACAGTGGACCCAAGTGGTTGGGATCTTAATGTACAATTAGGAGGGTTTCTCCATTTTCGGTGCTGTAGTTTCAGGATGGTCACATCTCTCTGTACATTGTGGGTAGAGAatagtaaaaaaacaaaaaaaacttttctcTTATACTTTTTTCTTATTcgttaaaaagaaaacaacgCATCAGCCTTCAGGAATTTaatcttttctttttgaaaagaCTATCCACTCTCATTCAGTGCACCCACTCACAGCCCAGGCTCCGTCCGGTCATAGTTTATGGCTGAAGTGAGAAAGAGGATTTCAAAAACAGACCAGCCCTTGTTGAAAATTCACACAAAGCCTGCAGTGAGAGGAACAGGAAGTCAAGAAGGTCGTCCCACCTGAAGCGTACAGATTATGTACCACAAAGCAGACGCTCCTCTTCCTGCAGGAGGGGACGCTTGGCTGGATGTGTGTTTATAACACGAGCCTCCTGTTAGTTGATTGAATGCCCGTTTGCTAGGCGACCACTCGAATGGTTCAGGCTGGCAGCGTTGACCTTTCCTACCCTCACCCCTCCAGCCAGCAAAGTGGAAGTGTCCAAGCATGGCATGATGAAGTTCCGCGAGGAGCGCAACCTCCTGGGCCTGGGCCTTGGGGCGGGCAGCTTCCATGACCGTTATTTCATCCTGACCAGCACCTCCCTCAGGCTGTACAAGGAAGTTCGGGTAAGACTTtgtcagtgtgcgtgtgtgtctttgGAATTATTACTTTGTGGGAACCATATTTAGAATATGGAATTATAATATTTCCCCTCACTGTAATACAAATATGTGACTTTTTATCTTGTGgagacattttttcagtccacacaaggataacctcaatttggTAAAAATCTGtagaaataaaaaaactaaaaatgatgaatgtttggttatttatggtaaaggttagggctggataggtGTTaatgttgtcattgttgggattagggtttttcccatagaaattatggatggtccccacaaacatatgaatacaaatgtaagtgtgtgtgtgtgtgtttgtgtgtatgttaaGCGTTAGGCATAACAACACTAATTATAAGCACAAACATGAGTCCGGATGTTTCTGTGATACTGAATCATAAAGTGAAAACATCCTGACCGGCACCAAATTAACAAAAGGAATCTCCGAGTTGGTGATCTTAAATAATTTTTACTCACAGAGCCTACAAAGGTTTCCTCAGCAGCAGTGTGTAAGTACTGTTGGATTGtcagtctctctctcccccctcccatagggggcgctgtggggtCTTCCCTGAGATCTCTTTAGTGGAAGCAAAGGGTTCATCTAGTAAATTAGATTATATTGGATAAACTTTATTGATCTTAGGGGGAAATTCTTTGCGTGACTCCTATGGGGGGAATCATTGTGCATGTTATCTTGTTTAAAGGAAACCTGTCCTCTTATCTGGTGGGTGGGAGCTGTGTTTTCACCCACTGCCCATCAGTCtgaataccccccccctcccatccccaCAGAGCAATCGACCTGAGAAGGAGTGGCCTGTGAAAACCCTCCGGGTATACCAGGGCATCAGGAAAAAGCTACGCCCACCTACATGGTGAGAACTGGGACTGCTGGGTCCCTCTAGTGGCAGTACATGGGACTGCGGAATCTTACATCAGCCTCCGCTAACCTCCAGGAAAACGAGGGAATGGGTGAAGCTGGTCTGACTGGTGCTTTGGCTAGGACAACATGAATGTCTCGGATATTCACAGTGTGCGGTCATATCCTGTCAGACAGATTTCCTCTTAATACTTAACTGAGCAGTAAATGTACGTAATTGTTACAGTGGCCACATGGGGGCAGTACAACCAAGCTTTGCTTACCATTTGACTCTAAGAGAATAATGTACTTTGTTCCTATGATGAAAATGAGTAATGAGTGTATCTGCTTTACTTAATAACGCGTTGTGCTTTGTCCCATCGCGTACCCTTCTGCGATGCTGCTCCCGAGCTCTGGCTGCCCGTGCCGTGACCCTTAGCTAACCAACAGCCTCCTTGTTCCAGCTGGGGGCTGACTGTGGTACATGAGAGCGAGAAGCACGAGAAGCCCGAAAGGCAGCAGTGgtgagtcatgtgacctgggCGGTACAACGGCGGCCCTATCGCAAGCCGGCGCCCTGCATGGCCTCCCATTGGCTGCTCATGTGTATTTTCATCTGATCATTTTTTGCTTCATGAAGCTCTCAGTCacgtacacacgcacacacacacacacacacacacacacacacacacacacaccgagccATAATCCCCGCAGACATAGGGTCCGTCACATTGGCCCATGTGCTCTTGCCCAGCTCCTTTAGCCCTTTAGACTTTAGCCCAGCTCCTCCAATCACAGGGAGTAGTATGGCGGGGGGTGATAGGTGGGGTGTGCATGACCAGGAAGCGCGTGAGTGTGTGAATGGTAGCCGCTCACCGTACTGCGGACCGGAAGCCATCATTTTAGTTTTACGGGGAAACTTATCTGCAGGTGGACAGACAGGGAGGTGGCGGTGAGGGCAGTCTGTGAAGAGTAAGCGATGATCTGGAATCGCTAACCTCAgtgtcggggtgggggggaagctCAGAGTCGAGCAGCCAGATATGCGGTAAGACCGAGCGCTTATGACAAGTTCACGAGTACAGGAAGTAAGCCAAGCCGCATGAATATCTGAGAGTGACGTGGCGCGCGGTTCCTCGCAAGCGCAGAGACGCTCATCTGCCAGGGTGCCTGTCGACGCGCGGTGCACCGTTCCCTCTGAAGCACGGCGGCTCAGGGGCAGCGAGTCAGGGCTCACATGGAGGAGACTGTGCCGACATGCACTGTAAGGCCGCGCTCTTTGGGGTTTATCCTTACGAGTGGTGTGAACATGCCCCTTGGCCTGCAGTGGCCCTTGTGGTGGGAGGAGGGATGAAGCACTCAGActaggatgccccccccccagggtacAATCAGCCAGATTCGGCCCCTCTGTCTCATCCCAGAAGGTCAACATTGTTATACTTGTGGGAGAAAGCCGAGAGAATGGCTCACCATGGCCCATGCCGTCTGCCCACAGGTACATGTGTTGCGACACGCAGGCGGACATGAGGGAATGGTTTGCCACCTTCATGAGCATCCAGGTGAGAATCCACACCGAGACACAAGCCACGGCTTCAGGAGACTCGCATTCTCGTGTCACCTGACCctttgtgtcccccccccccccccaacccctccaTCTCTTCCAGCATGAGGGCAGCGTGTGGCCAGCGGACACCATGAAGGCGCGGGCAAACCGCACAGCCCCGCTGGACGTCAGGCTGGGTAACGTGTCTCTGATCCCGCTACGCGGCAGCGAGAACGAGATGAGGAACAGCGTCGCTGCTTTCACTGCTGACCCGCTGGCCGTGAGtccaatcagccaatcagagaggcTCTATACGGACAGGGTGGGCCGACCGCAAACGGAGCCCTTGGGCCTGAGATTATCAAGGCCGATTCGGCTCCCTGCATCTACTGACCTGTTGCTCCATATGCGCGGTCGGCCATCTTGTCAGTACAGAGCACGGCGTTAATGATTGATTGGGTGTTCAATGCATCCTGCAACTGGAGCACAGATTCTGCCAGTTGAACTCTGGATCCAAGAACACTGTGATTCCGAAACGCAAGCCTTACCAGTTGGGGTGTTATAGGTTCCTGTTATTACTGGCGAATCTGCTACGGAGTGATCCAATCCATGTATGTTTGTATTTACGtatgtattttaatatacagataAATACAACATACAAATACACAACTTTTGATCAAATGCTTCAAACTTgcactggggagggggttgtgttgGTTTGTACTTAACTTTAGGtcagaaaattcagttccatGGGTATTTTGACAAATTTTTCAAGTTATCAGTTTGGTTAACATACCCTTCTTTTCACTCTTAGCTTTTCAGAAATGTATGACGGTACATTCAAGCCGTAAGGTAAGAGatttggggtgtgtgtgtgtgtgtgtgtgttaataatAGCCCGAGAATACAGTCACCAGTCCAGAAATCTCCTTTACTGCAGAATTAATCTTTTGTATTGTATTTGACTAGGTAGGACAGGTACCCTCTAAATTGTCCATAATCTATGATCTTATGTGTGAGTATGTagatgtgccctgcgatgacctGGCCTCCTGTCCAAACCATATCCTTGCCTTGAGCTCCAGGGCTTCTCATGAATAAGTAgatggaagatgggtggataTTTACTATTTGACTCTTTCACTACAGGTCAAAGACCAGTAGAGGGCAGCTTTGCACAATGAAGACATGTGAAAGTCAGACCACCAGAGGCTGCACAGCCAGACTGGATCACGTCAAA from Brienomyrus brachyistius isolate T26 chromosome 17, BBRACH_0.4, whole genome shotgun sequence harbors:
- the LOC125712231 gene encoding arf-GAP with Rho-GAP domain, ANK repeat and PH domain-containing protein 1-like isoform X1; this encodes MSSGVTPQPVSEWLATLHLEQYAGAFQAAGLGLLPACRGLDAGDLERLGVVLPGHQRRILASLLKAFPVGPQEVMPVPRERTRFRRPLESPAGGAAEPGVPCKIQEKPPPPIPPRVTLNRPPVRFTPTPVPRMRPETLSLKPVEPHQQLLGVTVSPVSPVSLASSSSFSSSSSSATEQCLPHEQCSSQSHRDKPTPPLPPKSYPLGSPKEPYAPPPLPQRPPVLPQRLPSPSTSPVDDTPESDRVPDIPPRTGLPSQSPAQPPLPKRRVLQKPPKPRSISISSSEDYEDLDAFQTQVTESANMAEKQDEFLTVPKLDHRRLDSLYSDDEILDDDGEAASDPANRVRRHSWKDYGLSTLQDSVYLPSFGRITSSARKEDPSPPLSPVIKQGWLDKNPPQGSLIYQRRWVKLDADYLRYFDSEKDIYSKRIIPTSSITSISNVGEQKFEVVTHNRTFAFRAESDLERNDWVSVMQDAMGDHRSIGDVAAHLLGPSSVPPIAEMQGYLELRGLRSKLYVVVSGDKVFLYKNLEDYKLGIGITSIEMNVGNVKDTDRRSFDLITPYRIFSFAAESDQLKEQWVEAMRESVAEALSNYEVAKKIWSEESNRFCADCRATMPEWAAINLCVVFCKRCAGEHRGLGPSISKVRSLKMDKKVWTEELIQLFMVLGNERANLFWAANVPPSEDLMPSSCSEDRRRFIAAKYREGKYRRYHQLFGNQQELDNALCINVQSDDVLETLSLVFCGASVNCDTGNPELPTTISLAQSFNQKLQVELLSQNRNTEIPRSEVGGPMDTVHYMAPPSITHNGFLFKTASMARPITERKSKEEFSRRWCTLNDGSFHYYESDKNATPNGGLKMKEIVCLAVNPPERHGYDYTFEIYSDSERLYLFGADSQEGVKDWVKSITKSFIPASAEDLLNRDFERIGRLKYKDGLNLQSSRVGWFALVGSTLHTCFEDSGGEEVIHLRKLQELSIQQENEVLVLVERGRTLYIEGERKLDFLGWSAAIQQAARSSGDTLWQQQLTESDIPVIVDRCVDYITQCGLTSEGIYRKSGVNSKIAALLESFRRDARSVRLKEGEHQVDDVSNVLKRFFRDVEGGIFTSEVSQDWLSTTGLTDETQKISQYQFLLGNLPRVNKATLRALVNHLYCIQCFADMNQMNLHNLAIVFGPTLFQMDGKDYNAGRVVEELIEHYVAIFNVNEQQLQKQLDEITVIIKVRENLNTKVPSSGSGDFICTVYLEEKKETAEQHVKIPATMMAAELTFEILDRRKISVRDKDYWCCFEVNEKDETERPLHYQEKVLPVLHSLGTDSYMVVKKHISMEAMLVYLASKVEVSKHGMMKFREERNLLGLGLGAGSFHDRYFILTSTSLRLYKEVRSLQRFPQQQCSNRPEKEWPVKTLRVYQGIRKKLRPPTCWGLTVVHESEKHEKPERQQWYMCCDTQADMREWFATFMSIQHEGSVWPADTMKARANRTAPLDVRLGNVSLIPLRGSENEMRNSVAAFTADPLALFRNV